The Halobacterium litoreum genome includes a region encoding these proteins:
- a CDS encoding adenylate kinase — MSSPNVLLLGAPGAGKGTQSRRLTEEFGIEHVTTGDALRGNKEMDISHLDLEYDTPGEYMDAGELVPDPVVNEIVKKALNDADGYVLDGYPRNESQTEYLDSITDLDVVLYLDVADDELVGRLTGRRVCEDCGATYHVDFDPPAEAGVCDDCGGDLYQREDDTEETARERINVYEENTQPVVDYFREKGVLVEIDGEQTPDEVWDDVRDAVAERA, encoded by the coding sequence ATGTCCAGTCCGAACGTGTTGCTGCTCGGCGCGCCGGGTGCCGGGAAGGGCACGCAGAGCCGACGACTCACCGAGGAGTTCGGCATCGAACACGTCACGACCGGCGACGCGCTCCGAGGGAACAAGGAGATGGACATCAGCCATCTCGACCTGGAGTACGACACCCCCGGCGAGTACATGGACGCCGGCGAACTCGTCCCGGACCCCGTCGTGAACGAGATCGTGAAAAAGGCCCTCAACGACGCCGACGGCTACGTCCTCGACGGCTACCCGCGCAACGAGAGCCAGACGGAGTACCTCGACTCCATCACCGACCTCGACGTCGTCCTCTACCTCGACGTGGCCGACGACGAACTCGTGGGTCGGCTCACGGGCCGCCGCGTCTGCGAGGACTGCGGCGCCACCTACCACGTCGACTTCGACCCGCCGGCGGAAGCCGGCGTCTGCGACGACTGTGGCGGCGACCTCTACCAGCGCGAGGACGACACCGAGGAGACCGCCCGCGAGCGCATCAACGTCTACGAGGAGAACACCCAGCCGGTCGTCGACTACTTCCGCGAGAAGGGCGTGCTCGTCGAAATCGACGGCGAACAGACCCCCGACGAGGTCTGGGACGACGTCCGCGACGCCGTCGCCGAGCGCGCGTAA
- a CDS encoding DUF106 domain-containing protein: MARTAEKVRSLVREDPEMATILDDLLAHDGEIRWRDVKDDVSSGQWGRLLEKDILVEADEGFEFADPEGVEQGLEPDEERGDDEDAPESTSWSTWDKLAGVGAVGAMIGYSVQPIKEAVGGAVELLVGPLDAMLPFYAVVMVLAVLTGLYSTLLQANLTDMEKMSKYQERAKDLQDRMQDAKDRGDEAEIERLREEQMEAFGDQAGMLKEQFRPMVWIMLLTIPVFLWMYWKLGSGQVPDEELNMVLPLMGDVNLKSGRALVFPTWVIWYMLCSFSFSNIIRKALNIQTTPT; this comes from the coding sequence ATGGCACGAACCGCGGAGAAGGTCCGCTCGCTGGTCCGCGAGGACCCCGAGATGGCCACCATACTCGACGACCTCCTCGCTCACGACGGCGAGATCCGCTGGCGGGACGTCAAAGACGACGTCTCCAGCGGCCAGTGGGGTCGCCTCCTAGAGAAAGACATCCTCGTCGAGGCCGACGAGGGGTTCGAGTTCGCCGACCCCGAGGGCGTCGAGCAGGGACTCGAACCGGACGAGGAGCGCGGCGACGACGAGGACGCGCCCGAATCGACCTCGTGGTCGACGTGGGACAAACTCGCCGGCGTCGGCGCGGTCGGCGCGATGATCGGGTACAGCGTCCAACCCATCAAGGAAGCCGTCGGTGGCGCCGTCGAGTTGCTCGTCGGCCCGCTCGACGCGATGCTGCCGTTCTACGCCGTCGTGATGGTCCTCGCCGTCCTCACCGGCCTCTACTCCACGCTCCTGCAAGCGAACCTCACGGACATGGAGAAGATGTCGAAGTACCAGGAGCGCGCGAAAGACCTCCAAGACCGCATGCAGGACGCGAAAGACCGCGGCGACGAAGCCGAAATCGAGCGCCTGCGCGAGGAACAGATGGAGGCGTTCGGCGACCAGGCCGGCATGCTCAAAGAGCAGTTCCGGCCGATGGTGTGGATCATGCTCCTCACCATCCCGGTGTTCCTCTGGATGTACTGGAAGCTCGGGTCCGGCCAGGTCCCGGACGAGGAACTCAACATGGTCCTCCCGCTCATGGGCGACGTGAACCTCAAGAGCGGCCGCGCGCTCGTCTTCCCGACGTGGGTCATCTGGTACATGCTCTGCTCCTTTAGCTTCTCGAACATCATCCGCAAAGCGCTGAACATCCAGACGACGCCCACATAG
- a CDS encoding universal stress protein produces the protein MGDLLSRVVLPVASEGDARATCRAALPHVAEAGGEVIAVHVIEKAGGGIDKAGVEQREEFADDVFAIVEDACADAGVPVETDLRFDTDVEDAIFDAARDHDATAVAFTPRGGSRWFDLLTGDHARDIVKQADIPVVVFPAEDDDE, from the coding sequence ATGGGTGACCTCCTCTCCCGTGTCGTCCTCCCGGTCGCGAGCGAGGGGGACGCTCGCGCGACCTGCCGCGCCGCGCTCCCGCACGTCGCCGAGGCCGGCGGCGAGGTAATCGCCGTCCACGTCATCGAGAAGGCCGGCGGCGGCATCGACAAAGCGGGCGTCGAACAGCGCGAGGAGTTCGCCGACGACGTCTTCGCCATCGTCGAGGACGCCTGCGCCGACGCTGGCGTCCCCGTCGAGACCGACCTCCGATTCGACACCGACGTCGAGGACGCCATCTTCGACGCCGCCCGAGACCACGACGCCACCGCCGTCGCGTTCACGCCCCGCGGGGGCAGTCGGTGGTTCGACCTCCTCACCGGTGACCACGCACGCGACATCGTGAAGCAGGCCGACATCCCGGTCGTCGTGTTCCCGGCGGAGGACGACGATGAGTGA
- a CDS encoding amino acid permease, translating into MSDEELAKDLGPLAALTIGVGTMIGAGIFVLPRQAITDAGSFAILSFLLGGGIALLTALSASELGTAMPKSGGAYYYVNHALGPLFGSIAGWSNWLGLAFASAFYMVGFGKYIQNIVGLPDAYVVAGVTLPSVKVVALLGAALFIAVNYVGAKETGRLQNVIVVVLVAILAVFTAFGAMNAETANLPDSKGFGPMLTTTGIIFVSYLGFVQITSVAEEIKNPGRNLPRAVIGSVLLVTVIYALVLVAMSAAVEPGFIGGLTTDQIAVVEVAKLLIGPIGGAALLFGGLLATASSANASILASSRINFAMGRDNIVTPDLNEIHPRFSTPYRSIAVTGALILAFIAAGTVEALATMGSVLHLVIYGLLNVALVVMREADPAGYDPDYEVPFYPVTPILGMLTSFALIAFIDGVIIALSFALVVGAILWYFVYARERTTKQGILGEYVLSRSEEMPDAAVSAASGVQPDGGEYRVVVPLANPETEKDLISLAAAAAKANDGRVVAVHVVQVPDQTSLEYGAEHVDEIDAESEGLLARAKADAEDFGVPVETHTILSHRSFEEVFDAAESHDADMLVMGWGEDAHGSPGRAESAIEELSGDLPYDVLVMKDRGFDPSHVVLPTAGGPDTELGAAVARYLRDQYDSEVTLLHVADDVEEGEAFLDEWASAQGLPDAERRVETGDVEAAIEAAAADASMLVVGATERGLLGRLVTGSLVLDVVDDVDCSVVLAEKQRSKSLRERLFG; encoded by the coding sequence ATGAGTGACGAGGAACTCGCGAAGGACCTCGGACCGCTCGCCGCGCTGACAATCGGCGTCGGGACGATGATCGGCGCCGGCATCTTCGTGTTGCCGCGGCAAGCCATCACGGACGCCGGGTCGTTCGCCATCCTCTCGTTCCTGCTCGGGGGCGGCATCGCGTTGCTCACGGCGCTGTCCGCGAGCGAACTCGGCACCGCGATGCCCAAATCCGGCGGCGCGTACTACTACGTCAACCACGCGCTCGGGCCGCTGTTCGGTTCCATCGCCGGCTGGTCGAACTGGCTCGGCCTCGCGTTCGCGTCCGCGTTCTACATGGTCGGCTTCGGGAAGTACATCCAGAACATCGTCGGCCTCCCGGACGCGTACGTCGTCGCTGGCGTGACGCTGCCGTCGGTCAAGGTCGTCGCGTTGCTCGGCGCCGCGCTGTTCATCGCGGTGAACTACGTCGGCGCGAAGGAGACCGGCCGCCTCCAGAACGTCATCGTGGTCGTCCTCGTCGCCATCCTCGCGGTGTTCACGGCGTTCGGCGCGATGAACGCCGAGACCGCGAACCTCCCCGACAGCAAGGGCTTCGGACCGATGCTCACCACCACCGGCATCATCTTCGTCTCGTATCTCGGGTTCGTCCAGATTACGAGCGTCGCAGAGGAAATCAAGAACCCCGGCCGGAACCTCCCGCGTGCGGTCATCGGGAGCGTCCTCCTCGTCACCGTCATCTACGCGCTCGTCCTCGTGGCGATGAGCGCCGCGGTCGAACCCGGCTTCATCGGGGGGCTGACCACCGACCAAATCGCGGTCGTGGAGGTGGCGAAACTCCTCATCGGGCCGATAGGCGGCGCCGCCCTCCTGTTCGGCGGCCTGCTCGCGACGGCGTCGTCGGCGAACGCGTCGATTCTCGCGTCCTCGCGCATCAACTTCGCGATGGGCCGGGACAACATCGTCACGCCCGACCTGAACGAGATTCACCCCCGGTTCTCCACGCCGTACCGCTCCATTGCGGTGACCGGCGCCCTCATCCTCGCGTTCATCGCCGCCGGCACCGTCGAGGCGCTCGCGACGATGGGGAGCGTGCTCCACCTCGTCATCTACGGGCTGTTGAACGTCGCGCTCGTCGTGATGCGCGAAGCCGACCCCGCGGGCTACGACCCGGACTACGAGGTGCCGTTCTACCCCGTCACGCCGATTCTCGGGATGCTCACGTCGTTCGCGCTCATCGCGTTCATCGACGGAGTCATCATCGCGTTGAGTTTCGCGCTCGTCGTCGGCGCCATCCTCTGGTACTTCGTCTACGCCCGCGAACGCACCACCAAACAGGGCATCCTCGGTGAGTACGTCCTCTCGCGCTCCGAGGAGATGCCCGACGCCGCCGTCTCCGCGGCGAGCGGCGTCCAGCCGGACGGCGGCGAGTACCGCGTCGTCGTCCCGCTCGCGAACCCCGAGACCGAGAAAGACCTCATCTCGCTGGCGGCGGCCGCCGCGAAGGCCAACGACGGCCGCGTCGTCGCGGTCCACGTCGTGCAGGTGCCCGACCAGACGAGCCTGGAGTACGGCGCCGAACACGTCGACGAAATCGACGCCGAGAGCGAGGGACTGCTCGCGCGAGCGAAGGCGGACGCCGAGGACTTCGGCGTCCCCGTCGAGACCCACACCATCCTCTCGCATCGCTCCTTCGAGGAGGTGTTCGACGCCGCCGAGTCCCACGACGCCGACATGCTCGTGATGGGGTGGGGCGAGGACGCCCACGGGTCGCCCGGACGCGCCGAGTCCGCCATCGAGGAACTGTCCGGCGACCTGCCATACGACGTGCTCGTGATGAAAGACCGCGGGTTCGACCCCTCGCACGTCGTGTTGCCGACCGCGGGCGGCCCGGACACCGAACTCGGCGCCGCCGTCGCGCGCTACCTCCGCGACCAGTACGACAGCGAGGTCACCCTCCTGCACGTCGCCGACGACGTCGAGGAGGGCGAGGCGTTCCTCGACGAGTGGGCGAGCGCCCAGGGCCTGCCGGACGCCGAGCGCCGCGTCGAGACCGGCGACGTGGAGGCCGCCATCGAGGCCGCCGCGGCGGACGCGTCGATGCTCGTCGTCGGCGCGACCGAACGCGGCCTGCTCGGTCGCCTCGTCACCGGGTCGCTCGTCCTCGACGTCGTGGACGACGTGGACTGCTCGGTCGTCCTCGCGGAGAAACAGCGCTCCAAGTCGCTTCGAGAGCGCCTGTTCGGGTAG